From Deltaproteobacteria bacterium, one genomic window encodes:
- the glnD gene encoding [protein-PII] uridylyltransferase: MTDPIAPPAAPRDRAARLREAIDRARRGVAARLDAGAGGLAACRALSRAYDDEVRALWDDAVRAAGAEARGLALVATGGWGREQMCPFSDIDFVVLAPRPEADAPRAVADALLYPMWDAGWRVGHAIRAPRDAARLARDDLPTATALLDARWLAGDRAVADELARATARAVARDRNTNDFIHRLAAERRARHDRFGASLYLLEPNLKQGIGALRDLATALWAAQARWGVRSFDDLVALGELSARQAGQMAAALDRLLELRARVQLAAGRATDQLTFELQEAIAPELYPDATLPEGDARPAVAPAVEALMRDYYLHARAVTQIAERVLEYALVPPRRRPRIARIDPSFVAFNGKLSSRDPDVFAQRPSEMVRLFRVAAELDMPVYAHTADVVAERLAQRPDLLTGDREASRLFVDALIDPRDHRRPSLLEQMHGLGILNSLMPEWAPCTCRVQHDLYHVYTVDQHQLYAVALLKRIARGELADRAPTVTEAVRAVRRPVSLYLATLLHDVGKPLGKGHAEKGARLARAIAERLGVDAEDVDRTALLVREHLTMAHLSQRRDLSDDAMIARFADRIGDEETLSQLFVLTFCDTAMTAPGNLTEWKGQLLRELYVKARAYLRGGDAAADGDAERAARRLRELVRMQVVDEGIGTEAEVDAFFTGLPDRYFAQLAQRQIVEHFRLARAYARSDAPVELSVHRRKGHGHTEAAVVSRDTRGFLTAVAGVLAAHRIDILGAVVGTRRDAPGGDPLALDVFYVRDAQGRAIPEDDPRWDRVRADLCGLFDERGLRVDEAGRLIARRRPPSGLKPRVEPAVPTQVTIDNDVSDDYTVIDVVTQDRVGVLYTIANALTELGLDIFLSRVATEGNRVADTFYVAAGTPPRKIDDADRLGAIRAALERALRREGADR, from the coding sequence GTGACCGACCCGATCGCCCCGCCCGCCGCGCCGCGCGACCGCGCGGCACGCCTGCGCGAGGCGATCGACCGCGCTCGCCGCGGCGTGGCGGCTCGGCTCGACGCCGGGGCCGGCGGCCTCGCGGCATGCCGTGCGCTGTCGCGGGCCTACGACGACGAGGTTCGCGCGCTGTGGGACGACGCGGTGCGCGCCGCCGGCGCCGAGGCACGGGGGTTGGCGTTGGTCGCGACCGGCGGGTGGGGCCGCGAGCAGATGTGCCCCTTTTCCGACATCGACTTCGTCGTGCTGGCGCCGCGGCCGGAGGCGGACGCGCCGCGGGCGGTCGCCGACGCGCTGCTCTACCCGATGTGGGACGCGGGCTGGCGGGTCGGCCACGCGATCCGCGCGCCGCGCGACGCGGCCCGCCTCGCGCGCGACGACCTGCCCACGGCGACGGCGCTGCTCGACGCGCGCTGGCTCGCCGGCGACCGCGCTGTCGCCGACGAGCTGGCGCGCGCGACCGCCCGCGCCGTCGCGCGCGACCGCAACACGAACGACTTCATCCACCGTCTCGCCGCCGAGCGGCGCGCGCGCCACGACCGCTTCGGCGCATCCTTGTACCTGCTCGAACCGAACCTCAAGCAGGGCATCGGCGCGCTGCGCGACCTGGCGACCGCTCTGTGGGCGGCGCAGGCGCGGTGGGGCGTTCGCTCGTTCGACGACCTGGTCGCGCTGGGCGAGTTGTCGGCGCGCCAGGCGGGCCAGATGGCCGCCGCCCTCGACCGGCTGCTCGAGCTGCGCGCGCGCGTGCAGCTCGCGGCCGGGCGCGCGACCGATCAGCTCACCTTCGAGTTGCAGGAGGCGATCGCGCCGGAGCTGTATCCGGACGCGACGCTGCCGGAGGGCGACGCGCGGCCGGCGGTGGCGCCCGCGGTCGAGGCGCTGATGCGCGACTACTACCTGCACGCGCGCGCCGTCACGCAGATCGCCGAGCGCGTGCTCGAATACGCGCTCGTGCCGCCGCGCCGGCGCCCTCGCATCGCGCGCATCGATCCGAGCTTCGTCGCATTCAATGGCAAGCTGTCGTCGCGGGATCCGGACGTATTTGCGCAGCGACCGTCGGAGATGGTTCGGCTGTTTCGCGTCGCGGCCGAACTGGACATGCCCGTCTATGCCCACACCGCCGATGTCGTCGCGGAGCGGCTCGCCCAACGTCCAGACCTGCTCACCGGCGATCGGGAGGCCTCGCGGCTGTTCGTCGACGCGCTCATCGATCCGCGCGATCACCGCCGCCCATCGCTGCTCGAACAGATGCACGGCCTCGGCATCTTGAACTCGCTGATGCCGGAATGGGCGCCGTGCACGTGCCGCGTGCAGCACGACCTGTACCACGTCTACACGGTGGACCAGCATCAGTTGTACGCGGTGGCGTTGCTCAAGCGGATCGCGCGCGGCGAGTTGGCCGACCGCGCGCCGACGGTGACCGAGGCCGTGCGGGCGGTCCGCCGGCCGGTGTCGTTGTATCTGGCGACGCTGCTGCACGACGTCGGCAAGCCGCTCGGCAAGGGCCACGCCGAGAAGGGGGCGCGACTGGCCCGCGCGATCGCCGAGCGCCTCGGCGTCGACGCCGAGGACGTGGATCGCACGGCGCTGCTCGTGCGCGAGCACCTCACGATGGCGCACCTGTCGCAGCGCCGGGATCTGTCCGACGACGCGATGATCGCACGATTCGCCGACCGCATCGGCGACGAGGAGACGCTGTCGCAGCTGTTCGTGCTCACGTTTTGTGACACCGCGATGACCGCGCCGGGCAACCTTACCGAGTGGAAGGGCCAGCTGTTGCGCGAGCTGTACGTCAAGGCGCGCGCGTATCTGCGCGGCGGGGACGCGGCGGCCGACGGCGACGCGGAGCGCGCGGCGCGGCGGCTGCGCGAACTCGTGCGCATGCAGGTCGTCGACGAGGGGATCGGGACCGAGGCCGAGGTGGACGCATTCTTTACCGGCTTGCCGGACCGCTACTTCGCGCAGCTCGCCCAGCGGCAGATCGTCGAGCACTTCCGGTTGGCGCGCGCGTATGCGCGGTCGGACGCGCCGGTGGAGCTGTCGGTTCACCGCCGCAAGGGCCACGGCCACACGGAAGCCGCGGTCGTGTCCCGCGACACCCGGGGGTTTCTCACCGCGGTCGCCGGCGTGCTCGCGGCACACCGGATCGACATTCTCGGCGCCGTCGTCGGCACGCGGCGAGACGCGCCCGGCGGCGATCCGCTGGCGCTCGACGTGTTCTACGTGCGCGACGCGCAGGGCCGCGCGATCCCGGAGGACGACCCGCGGTGGGACCGCGTACGCGCCGACCTGTGCGGGCTGTTCGACGAGCGCGGCCTGCGGGTCGACGAGGCGGGGCGTCTCATCGCGCGCCGCCGTCCACCGTCGGGGCTCAAGCCGCGGGTCGAGCCGGCCGTGCCGACGCAGGTCACGATCGACAACGACGTGTCTGACGACTACACGGTCATCGACGTGGTGACCCAAGACCGCGTCGGTGTGTTGTACACGATCGCCAACGCGCTCACCGAGTTGGGGCTCGATATCTTCCTGTCGCGCGTGGCTACCGAGGGAAATCGCGTGGCCGACACGTTCTACGTCGCCGCGGGCACGCCGCCGCGCAAGATCGACGACGCGGACCGCCTCGGCGCCATCCGCGCGGCGCTCGAGCGCGCGCTGCGCCGCGAGGGGGCCGACCGGTGA